In a single window of the Littorina saxatilis isolate snail1 linkage group LG5, US_GU_Lsax_2.0, whole genome shotgun sequence genome:
- the LOC138967634 gene encoding uncharacterized protein isoform X1: protein MSCCCVVPLDFSRSLKMSSAQYSLAVSSGLGRRPSGPDVGVDTYRSPFSPSGQAHFVWSERSLPLSYILKDNTLPVVVKISEEANVRSEGDNSMDFRQPILLYRQHQVSRLYARNVTSSSGSSQKEVGPYVVIPENYKGFFRPCDKPGNPIASVSAVAHLMPLSMLSCTRCDGYVCVSPIESDVMYQKTSLQPGVYVIKGIVEDEIKIHNGGHKVKKTKVVRCLRCTSEDNNEVLFPLKSSGEFYVAKVDSKSSRHDSVDPSSRVYSWTELADTTGHGDVNCDVTANLVHGNQPSQDCNFTGTLAFKHVTKDNTVIGCTMLGENPRLFELSLNRGPNFVLALNQDCFHTDSPLTKCLKFAKQEFGRYVSEIKVRRDFQVEHAELREGVK, encoded by the exons ATGTCGAGTGCCCAGTACAGCCTGGCGGTTTCATCCGGGTTAGGACGCCGACCTAGTGGCCCGGATGTTGGGGTGGACACGTATCGCTCTCCCTTCTCCCCTTCCGGACAGGCGCACTTCGTCTGGAGCGAGCGTTCCTTGCCCTTGAGCTACATCCTCAAGGACAACACCTTGCCTGTCGTTGTCAAG ATCTCCGAGGAAGCAAACGTGCGATCAGAGGGGGACAACTCTATGGACTTCCGGCAGCCTATCCTTCTCTACCGTCAACACCAGGTGTCGCGACTGTACGCCAGAAACGTGACGTCATCATCAGGGTCGAGTCAGAAGGAAGTTGGTCCGTATGTCGTCATCCCAGAGAATTACAAAG GTTTCTTTCGACCGTGCGACAAACCAGGCAACCCTATCGCATCTGTGTCCGCGGTGGCGCACCTGATGCCGCTGTCCATGTTGTCGTGCACGCGATGTGACGGCTACGTTTGCGTCAGCCCTATCGAGTCTGACGTCATGTACCAGAAGACGTCATTGCAGCCCGGCGTCTACGTCATCAAGGGCATCGTGGAGGACGAGATCAAGATCCACAATGGGGGACACAAGGTGAAGAAGACGAAGGTGGTCAGGTGTCTCAG ATGTACAAGCGAAGACAACAATGAAGTTCTCTTCCCCCTCAAGTCGAGTGGCGAGTTCTACGTTGCTAAGGTGGACAGCAAGAGTTCCCGTCACGACAGTGTTGACCCTTCGTCACGTGTCTACAGCTGGACAGAGCTAGCGGACACTACTGGACATGGTGACGTCAACTG tgacgtcacagcaaatCTTGTGCACGGGAACCAGCCGTCACAGGACTGCAACTTCACGGGAACTCTCGCCTTCAAGCACGTGACCAAAGACAATACGGTGATTGGCTGTACCATGTTAGGAGAAAATCCTCGGCTGTTCGAACTTTCGCTGAACCGTGGACCTAACTTCGTGCTCGCTTTAAATCAAGACTGTTTCCACACTGATTCTCCGCTGACAAAGTGTTTGAAATTTGCCAAGCAAGAATTTGGACGTTACGTTTCGGAGATTAAAGTACGAAGAGACTTCCAGGTGGAACATGCTGAATTGCGTGAGGGGGTGAAATAA
- the LOC138967634 gene encoding uncharacterized protein isoform X2 yields the protein MSSAQYSLAVSSGLGRRPSGPDVGVDTYRSPFSPSGQAHFVWSERSLPLSYILKDNTLPVVVKISEEANVRSEGDNSMDFRQPILLYRQHQVSRLYARNVTSSSGSSQKEVGPYVVIPENYKGFFRPCDKPGNPIASVSAVAHLMPLSMLSCTRCDGYVCVSPIESDVMYQKTSLQPGVYVIKGIVEDEIKIHNGGHKVKKTKVVRCLRCTSEDNNEVLFPLKSSGEFYVAKVDSKSSRHDSVDPSSRVYSWTELADTTGHGDVNCDVTANLVHGNQPSQDCNFTGTLAFKHVTKDNTVIGCTMLGENPRLFELSLNRGPNFVLALNQDCFHTDSPLTKCLKFAKQEFGRYVSEIKVRRDFQVEHAELREGVK from the exons ATGTCGAGTGCCCAGTACAGCCTGGCGGTTTCATCCGGGTTAGGACGCCGACCTAGTGGCCCGGATGTTGGGGTGGACACGTATCGCTCTCCCTTCTCCCCTTCCGGACAGGCGCACTTCGTCTGGAGCGAGCGTTCCTTGCCCTTGAGCTACATCCTCAAGGACAACACCTTGCCTGTCGTTGTCAAG ATCTCCGAGGAAGCAAACGTGCGATCAGAGGGGGACAACTCTATGGACTTCCGGCAGCCTATCCTTCTCTACCGTCAACACCAGGTGTCGCGACTGTACGCCAGAAACGTGACGTCATCATCAGGGTCGAGTCAGAAGGAAGTTGGTCCGTATGTCGTCATCCCAGAGAATTACAAAG GTTTCTTTCGACCGTGCGACAAACCAGGCAACCCTATCGCATCTGTGTCCGCGGTGGCGCACCTGATGCCGCTGTCCATGTTGTCGTGCACGCGATGTGACGGCTACGTTTGCGTCAGCCCTATCGAGTCTGACGTCATGTACCAGAAGACGTCATTGCAGCCCGGCGTCTACGTCATCAAGGGCATCGTGGAGGACGAGATCAAGATCCACAATGGGGGACACAAGGTGAAGAAGACGAAGGTGGTCAGGTGTCTCAG ATGTACAAGCGAAGACAACAATGAAGTTCTCTTCCCCCTCAAGTCGAGTGGCGAGTTCTACGTTGCTAAGGTGGACAGCAAGAGTTCCCGTCACGACAGTGTTGACCCTTCGTCACGTGTCTACAGCTGGACAGAGCTAGCGGACACTACTGGACATGGTGACGTCAACTG tgacgtcacagcaaatCTTGTGCACGGGAACCAGCCGTCACAGGACTGCAACTTCACGGGAACTCTCGCCTTCAAGCACGTGACCAAAGACAATACGGTGATTGGCTGTACCATGTTAGGAGAAAATCCTCGGCTGTTCGAACTTTCGCTGAACCGTGGACCTAACTTCGTGCTCGCTTTAAATCAAGACTGTTTCCACACTGATTCTCCGCTGACAAAGTGTTTGAAATTTGCCAAGCAAGAATTTGGACGTTACGTTTCGGAGATTAAAGTACGAAGAGACTTCCAGGTGGAACATGCTGAATTGCGTGAGGGGGTGAAATAA